A section of the Paenibacillus odorifer genome encodes:
- a CDS encoding MurR/RpiR family transcriptional regulator, translating into MISQIELLLNELPESEKKVAEYILANAKEVMHMTIHELATKADASSAAVVRFCRSLGIDGFPALKIRLSAEAENTPHVGYFDVESNESVHSIIDKMLSNTILTFQNTASQLDAQSIEQAVNLLQQAEVIYVYGIGASFIIAEDAAQKWLRLGKNVYAISDRHLLAAAMATKSENAVFWGISYSGETREVIQLLKRAKEQGIKTISLTRPGNNKLSQLADVSLFTSRAPEAQLRSAATSSRFAQLFVLDIVFSAYASAQHDFTVEQLAKTRKMIEILND; encoded by the coding sequence ATGATTTCGCAAATTGAACTATTATTAAATGAACTGCCAGAATCCGAAAAAAAAGTTGCTGAGTACATTCTTGCAAATGCTAAAGAAGTGATGCATATGACTATACATGAATTAGCGACGAAAGCGGATGCAAGCAGTGCGGCGGTTGTTCGTTTTTGCAGGTCACTAGGAATAGACGGTTTCCCCGCGTTGAAAATCCGTTTATCTGCGGAAGCAGAAAACACGCCGCATGTTGGCTACTTTGATGTTGAATCGAATGAATCGGTGCATTCTATCATTGATAAAATGTTGTCGAACACCATATTGACCTTTCAGAATACGGCCAGTCAACTGGACGCGCAATCTATAGAGCAGGCAGTGAACCTGTTACAACAGGCAGAAGTAATTTATGTTTATGGGATAGGTGCCTCATTTATTATTGCAGAAGATGCAGCACAAAAATGGCTTCGGCTAGGCAAAAATGTATATGCGATTTCAGATCGTCATTTATTGGCGGCAGCCATGGCTACGAAATCAGAAAATGCTGTCTTCTGGGGGATTTCGTATAGCGGTGAAACGAGAGAGGTTATTCAATTATTAAAACGAGCTAAGGAACAGGGGATAAAAACAATCAGCCTCACTCGTCCTGGAAATAACAAGCTTTCTCAGCTAGCTGATGTTTCTTTATTTACATCACGTGCGCCGGAAGCGCAGCTTCGCAGTGCGGCAACAAGTTCAAGATTTGCGCAATTATTTGTGCTCGATATTGTCTTTAGTGCATATGCTTCTGCTCAGCATGATTTTACTGTGGAGCAGCTAGCGAAGACAAGAAAAATGATTGAAATTTTGAATGATTAA
- a CDS encoding DUF1648 domain-containing protein: MTIMPVIVMILVFVPAIVLMVSMPYLTRETISFGVTVSPVQFHSEPLRQMRKSYARISATLHTILFIICILCLIYGDEHSKQPSWIIVTYSLAMVVISLVINISYYFKMKSLLPMLPIALEPSIMAVDTGFRKRNIGLSNKWFLIHVLIIVVTIVNVLRNYDLIPDQIPIHYNSSWNVDGYAAKSYSSVFMPTIMQVFITLLFIFENWSIRRVKQQVQPNDPNRSIRQDATYRRTWSYFMLTASFLIVILFSVVQLNMISQLNMNFAIPIILIIIALIILYALALTFWAGQGESRLERSADSSNVRPVHDDEKWLLGMIYFNSKDPNLIVKKRLGVGWGLNFGHPVSWLFWLGIIVLLVVVR, encoded by the coding sequence ATGACGATAATGCCTGTTATAGTAATGATCTTAGTATTTGTACCTGCCATTGTACTCATGGTAAGCATGCCTTATTTAACAAGAGAGACGATTAGTTTTGGGGTCACCGTCAGCCCTGTACAATTCCATAGTGAGCCTCTGCGCCAGATGCGGAAGTCATATGCTAGGATTAGTGCTACCTTACATACCATCCTATTCATTATTTGTATCCTCTGTCTAATATACGGTGATGAACATTCCAAGCAACCAAGTTGGATCATTGTCACTTATTCACTCGCCATGGTCGTAATCTCCCTAGTCATAAACATTAGCTATTATTTCAAAATGAAAAGTTTACTACCTATGCTGCCTATTGCTCTGGAACCATCGATCATGGCAGTGGACACTGGATTTCGGAAAAGAAACATTGGCTTGTCTAATAAATGGTTCCTCATTCATGTTTTAATTATTGTTGTTACTATTGTAAATGTGCTACGCAACTACGATCTGATTCCTGATCAGATTCCGATCCATTACAACAGCAGTTGGAACGTAGACGGCTATGCAGCTAAATCTTATAGTTCTGTGTTTATGCCTACGATCATGCAAGTGTTCATAACACTTTTGTTCATATTTGAGAATTGGAGTATTCGCAGAGTGAAGCAGCAGGTTCAACCCAATGATCCTAACCGTTCCATCAGACAAGACGCAACTTACCGCCGTACTTGGTCATATTTTATGCTTACAGCAAGCTTCTTAATAGTTATCCTGTTTTCCGTCGTGCAACTAAATATGATATCTCAGCTTAACATGAATTTCGCTATCCCTATTATCCTAATCATAATAGCCCTTATCATCCTATACGCCTTGGCCTTAACGTTCTGGGCTGGTCAGGGTGAAAGCCGCTTGGAGCGATCTGCCGATAGCTCCAATGTCAGACCTGTCCATGATGATGAAAAATGGCTATTAGGTATGATTTATTTCAATAGCAAAGATCCAAACCTAATCGTCAAGAAAAGGCTCGGAGTCGGCTGGGGATTAAATTTCGGTCACCCAGTAAGCTGGCTGTTTTGGCTCGGAATTATTGTACTGTTAGTTGTGGTGCGGTAA